In Primulina eburnea isolate SZY01 chromosome 5, ASM2296580v1, whole genome shotgun sequence, a single window of DNA contains:
- the LOC140833075 gene encoding uncharacterized protein isoform X1 → MDNLVVKLLEKKCLVFGKEIRGRVREMGFGVTPSKVGASLQQNGTIKQLQSMMHYLQQEVQQMRSIIFQNMRQQNEQEKVGSGLVVAVLGLRMILVAACDINRPKKTGNADNVNQHQVASRSNLKNVSHEYIPENTKCKLLHWCGDGVVVERRIASTDPTVKVHHVPLDGSCWKVWIDRVLVEQVDLIRQNSEMIFLDDAVGSTLAWFSKFIVLCD, encoded by the exons ATGGACAACCTAGTGGTGAAGTTATTGGAGAAAAAATG CCTTGTATTTGGGAAGGAAATTCGAGGTAGAGTGCGTGAAATGGGCTTTGGAGTTACACCTTCAAAAGTTGGAGCATCTTTGCAACAAAATGGAACTATTAAACAACTTCAAAGTATGATGCACTACCTTCAACAAGAAGTGCAACAAATGAGGTCCATTATTTTCCAAAATATGAGGCAACAAAATgagcaagaaaag GTTGGTAGTGGACTAGTGGTGGCAGTATTGGGATTGAGAATGATATTGGTAGCGGCTTGTGATATCAATCGTCCCAAAAAAACTGGCAATGCTGATAATGTGAACCAACATCAAGTTGCATCTCGT TCAAATTTAAAGAATGTGAGTCATGAATATATCCCTGAAAATACTAAATGTAAGTTGCTTCATTGGTGTGGTGATGGAGTTGTTGTTGAACGTCGAATTGCATCCACAGATCCAACGGTAAAAGTGCATCACGTTCCCCTTGATGGATCTTGTTGGAAAGTTTGGATTGATAGAGTTCTTGTGGAGCAGGTAGACTTAATTCGACAGAATTCTGAAATGATTTTTCTGGATGATGCAGTTGGAAGCACATTAGCATGGTTTtctaaatttattgttttgtgTGACTGA
- the LOC140833075 gene encoding uncharacterized protein isoform X2 has protein sequence MGFGVTPSKVGASLQQNGTIKQLQSMMHYLQQEVQQMRSIIFQNMRQQNEQEKVGSGLVVAVLGLRMILVAACDINRPKKTGNADNVNQHQVASRSNLKNVSHEYIPENTKCKLLHWCGDGVVVERRIASTDPTVKVHHVPLDGSCWKVWIDRVLVEQVDLIRQNSEMIFLDDAVGSTLAWFSKFIVLCD, from the exons ATGGGCTTTGGAGTTACACCTTCAAAAGTTGGAGCATCTTTGCAACAAAATGGAACTATTAAACAACTTCAAAGTATGATGCACTACCTTCAACAAGAAGTGCAACAAATGAGGTCCATTATTTTCCAAAATATGAGGCAACAAAATgagcaagaaaag GTTGGTAGTGGACTAGTGGTGGCAGTATTGGGATTGAGAATGATATTGGTAGCGGCTTGTGATATCAATCGTCCCAAAAAAACTGGCAATGCTGATAATGTGAACCAACATCAAGTTGCATCTCGT TCAAATTTAAAGAATGTGAGTCATGAATATATCCCTGAAAATACTAAATGTAAGTTGCTTCATTGGTGTGGTGATGGAGTTGTTGTTGAACGTCGAATTGCATCCACAGATCCAACGGTAAAAGTGCATCACGTTCCCCTTGATGGATCTTGTTGGAAAGTTTGGATTGATAGAGTTCTTGTGGAGCAGGTAGACTTAATTCGACAGAATTCTGAAATGATTTTTCTGGATGATGCAGTTGGAAGCACATTAGCATGGTTTtctaaatttattgttttgtgTGACTGA